The Pseudonocardia broussonetiae DNA segment GGCGTCCAGCGGCGCGAGCTCCCCGGTGACCCCGAGGTTGAGCCAGGTGATGGTGTCGGGCCGGTCCGGCGTCGGGAACAGCCACCAGCGCAGCCCGTCGGGACCGGGGCCGGGCAGCGCCAGCGAGGGCCCGGGCGCCCCCGCGAGCGCGGCGACCCCCTCCGGCGCGACGGGGTGGTCGACGAAGTCCTCGGCCACGACCGGGTTCGGCCGGTCGACGATCACGACGTAGTAGAGGCGCTCGTTGGCGATCCAGTTCGGGCCGAGGGTGTCGTAGGCCGGGCGCAGCGCGAGGAACGAGACGGCCGCCCACGCCACCATCCCGAGGACGGGCACCGCGGTGCGCCGGCTGAACGGCACGGCCGCCAGCGGCAGCACCAGGCAGAACAGGGCCGGGAGCAGCATCCGGCCGTGCATGAAGTCGCCGCCCACCCGCGTCACGTACGCGGCGAGCAGCGCCGACGACACCCACGGCACGGCGACGACGACGGCCGTGGCGGTCGCCGTCGCTGTCGTAGTCGTCGCCGCCGTCGTCGCCGTCGAGCGGCGCGCGCGGAGCACCAGCAGCACCGCCGCGACGAGGCCGAGCAGCACGGGAACGGCGAGCCAGTAGGTGTCGGTCAGGTCGCGCAGGTAGTGGTAGCCCTGCCGCCAGCGCGACGTGCTCGCCTCCTTCGCCAGCGCCGTGCCCGGCACGAGCAGCCCGTAGTAGCCCGCCCGGAACACCTCGTAGGCCAGCGGCAGGGCCGCCGCGACGGCCGCCAGCGCGGCGATCCCGCGCCACCCGCGACGGCGCTCCAGCACGACGAGCGCCACGGCGACGGCCAGCCCGAACAGCGCGAGGTCGGGACGCACGAGCGGGGCCAGGCCGAGCACGAGCGCGACCGGCCACGCGCGCCCGCCACCCCCCGCCCGGTGCGCCTCCAGCCGCCGCACGAGCAGCCACCAGGTGAGCCCCAGCCAGCCCACGATCAGGCCCGTCTCGAGCCCGGAGGTGCCGAAGTCCCAGAACGGCGGCAGCGCGACCACCACCAGCGCCCCGAACGGCACCATCCACCGCTCGCTCGCGAACAGCCGCCGGGCCGCGTCGAGGGCGAGCCCCACCCCGGCCACCGAGCACACGAGCCCCAGCACCACGGCCGACCAGTTCAGCGAGGCGCCGGTCAGCCCGGGCAGCGCGAGCAGGTAGGTCCACAGCGTCGAGGTGTTGGCCTCGACGCGCTCGCCCTGGTTGAACACCGGGCCGGCTCCGGCCAGCAGCTGGCGGACCGTCCGCAGCACGATCAGCCCGTCGTCGCTCATCCAGCGGCGGTGCCAGACCATCGCGGCGAAGCCGGCCAGCACCGCGGCGTAGCCCACGGCGGTCCAGGTCGTCGTCCGGCGCAGGGGCGGTGCGGACGGGGGCGGCCCGGCGGGCTGCACCTCGACGGTCGCGCTGATGGTCGCCACCTCGTTCGGCTCGGGCTGGTCGGACGCGTCCATCGTCCCCGGCGGGTCCGCAGGGCCGGGTGGTGGGTCGAGCGGGCGGCCGTCGGCGCGCCTGCGCGGGCGTCCTAGGGTGGCGCGGTGCTCTCGCCCGCGCGGTCGGCTCCGCAGGCGCCGCACTCCCCCGTCGACCACCGGACGGCGCGCGCCGTCCTCGTCCTCGCGCTGGTGGCGCTGGTCGCGGCCGTGGCCTTCCCGCTCGCCCCGGTGCAGCAGGCGCGCGCCGAGTACGCCTGGTCGGCGGCCGAGGGCCCGGCCGCGATCCCGCTGATGCCCTACGAGCCGGTCGCGCTGACCGTCACGACGGGCTGTGACGCGGCCCGCACCGGTGGGGTGCTGCTCTCGACCGTGCCGCTGCGGCCGGACCCGGGCGCGGAGCCGCTGGACGGGCTGCGGCTGACCGCGGCCGAGGGGCGGCTGTCGGTCGTGAGCGCGGGCCGCGACCTCGGCCCGGTGGCGCTGCCCGCCGGTCCGTGCGCGATCGTGCTGACCTCCGACCCGGACCGCACCGAGGTGCTCGTCGACGGGGCACCGGTCCTGACCCGCGACGGCGACCTGCGCCCCGCCGTCGCCGGGGCGTTCTCCGACACCGACCGCGGGGTCGCGCTCGCCCTGACCGCCGACACCCGCTTCGAGACGACGATCTCTCCGCTCAAGGCCGGGATCGCCGCGGTCGGCGTGCTGGCGCTGCTCGGGATGCTCGGCGCGCTGGCGAGGCTCGACGGGCCCTCGCGGGTCCGGCTGCTGCCGCGCCGGTGGTGGCTCCCCCGCCCGGTCGACGCCGCGGTGGCCGCGCTGCTCGGGGCGTGGTGGGTGGTCGGGGCGATCACCGTCGACGACGGCTACATCAGCGGCATCGTGCGCAGCCGCGGCAGCAACGGGTTCGTGGGCAACGTCTACCGCTGGCTGAACGCGCCCGAGGCCCCGTTCAGCTGGTTCTACGACCTGACCCACCTGTGGTCGCTCGTCTCCGCCTCGACGCTGTGGATGCGCCTGCCCGCGACCCTGCTGGGGCTCGTCACGTGGCTGCTGCTCTCGCGGTCGCTGCTGCCGCGGCTGGGACCCGCGGCGCAGCGGCCGTGGCTCGCCGCGCTCGCGTTCGGCACGTGGTGGGTGCCCTACCAGCTGGGGCTGCGGCCGGAGCCGTGGGTCGCGCTGGGGCTGCTGGGCGTGCTGCTCGCCGTCGAGCGGGCGGTCGCGACCCGGCGGCTGCTGCCGGTGGCCCTCGGCCTGGTGCTCGCCGGCGCCACGACGGCGCTGACCCCGGGCGGGCTCGTCGCGTTCACCCCGTTCCTCGCGGCCGCGGTGCCGCTCGCGCGCCTGGTGCGCGCCCGACCCGCGGCCCACCGGTGGCCGCTGGCCCTCGCCGGGCTGGCCGCGCCGGCGTCGGCGGTGCTGCTCATGGTGTCCGACCAGAGCCTGGCCGCGGTGCTGGAGGCCACGCGGGTGCGGCAGCTCATCGGCGGCGGCGTGGAGTGGTACCAGGAGTACGAGCGCTACGCGCTGCTGCTGCAGCCCGACTCGTTCCAGGGCGCGATCGGGCGGCGCGCGGCCGTGCTGGTGACGGTGCTGGCCGCCGTCGGCGTCCTGGTGGCGCTGCGCCGCGGCCGGACCGGGCTCGCCACCGGCCCCGCGTCCCGGCTCGCCGTGTCGGTGCTGCTCGCGCTCGCGGTCCTGACCGCCACCCCGACGAAGTGGACGCAGCACTTCGGCGACCTCGGCGGCGTCGGGGCGGCGGTGCTGGTCGCGGGGGCCGTGGCCTGGCGGAGCGCCCCGCTGCGAGGACGCCCCCGCGCGTTCACCGCGGCGCTGGCCGCCGCCGTCGCCGTCGGGTCGCTGGTGCTCGCCGGCTACAACGCCTGGCCCTACGCCTCGGGCTGGTTCGCCCCGACCTTCTCGACGCTGCCGCCGCAGGTCGCGGGGACGGCCGTGGCGACGCTGCTGGTGGTGGCCGGGCTGGCCGTCGTCGCGGTGCTCGCCGTCCGCGTCATCGGGGCGCGGGCGGCGGACCGGGCCGAGCCGGACGTGCCGGAGCGGGTGCCCGGGCCCGTGCCGGTGCTGGCGGTCGTGCTGGTGGCGGTGCTCGCGCTGCAGGTGCTGAGCCTCGCGCGCACGGCCGTCGAGGAGCGCGACAGCTACACGCTCGCCTCCGACGCCGTGTCGACCCTGCGGGGTGCCCCGTGCGGGCTGCAGGAGCGCCTGTCGGTCGAGACCGACCCGGCCGCGGGGCTGCTGCGCGCGCGCACCGCGCCGCCCGTCCGGGGGGAACGGACCGTCGATGTCGGCGGCGCGCGCGTGCGGGGGGTCGCCGTGGCGGGGTCGTCGACGACCGCCTGGTTCGCCCTCGACCCGGCGCAGCGCGACGGCGCGCTGCCCGTCGTCGTCACGACGTCGGGGGTGCTGCGGCCCGGGGACGTGCTCCGGATGGAGTTCGGCGACGCCGCGGGCGGGGTCGTCGACGTGCGCCCCCTGACCACCGCCGCCGGCGACGTGCGCGAGCTCGCCCCGGCCGGGGCGGAGTCCGTGCGGCTCGTCATCGCCGGCGCCACGACCGGTCAGGCCGCCCTGGTGACGCTGCCCCGGGCCCCCCGCCTGACCCGCATGACCGACCTGCTCCCGGCCGGGAGCACCGCGGTCCTCGACTGGCCGGTCGCGTTCCTGTTCCCGTGCCTGGCGCCCGAGCCGGTCCGGGACGGCGCCGCCGGCCTCGCGACGTGGCGGGTCGCCCCGCCCGCCGAGGACGACTCCGGGGCGATCACCTACTCCCCCCGCTTCGGCGGACCCTTCGCCGCACCGCGGCTGCTCGTCACCGAGCGGTCGATGGCGACCTACCTCGACGGCGACCCGCTGCGCGACGCCGCGCGGGTCGTCCGGTGGGATCCGGCGGAGCCGCTGGTCAGGTCGGTGCCGGTCGTCACGTCCGAGACGGTGCCCGGCTGGGCCCGCACCGGACGGGCGCGGGTGCCCGGGCTCGATCCGGTCGGCTGACACAATGGGAGGGCACGTCACGAGCCCGACCGGAGGTCGACCCTTCCCCATGCTCACCACCCCGGACACCATCGACAGCGCTGTCGCGTCCGCCCCGTCCGGTCCGGACGCCGGGCGGATCGTCGCGCAGCGCGGCCTGTTCTTCGGCCCCTCCCCGCGGGTGCCGGAGGACCTCTACTCGCGCGTCGAGCGCGGCACGGCCCGCCGCCGGCGCAGTGGCGTCGAGCTCGGCCCGGGCAGCCTGGTGTCCACCAACACCTACTTCGGCCGGTTCCACGCCACCTACTGGCAGCGCTGGACCGACGTGCCCGCCGTCGAGGTCGACCTGGTCGTCAGCGGCACCGGGCGGGTCCGGCTGCTGGCGTCGGACACCAACAAGGTGTGGCGCATCGTCGACGCCCACGAGGCCGACGGCGCCGACGCCGAGCCGGTGCGGCTCACCGGCCCGATCGACCGCTTCCTCGACGGCGGCGGCATGTGGCTGGAGATGACCACCGAGACCGGT contains these protein-coding regions:
- a CDS encoding arabinosyltransferase domain-containing protein produces the protein MLSPARSAPQAPHSPVDHRTARAVLVLALVALVAAVAFPLAPVQQARAEYAWSAAEGPAAIPLMPYEPVALTVTTGCDAARTGGVLLSTVPLRPDPGAEPLDGLRLTAAEGRLSVVSAGRDLGPVALPAGPCAIVLTSDPDRTEVLVDGAPVLTRDGDLRPAVAGAFSDTDRGVALALTADTRFETTISPLKAGIAAVGVLALLGMLGALARLDGPSRVRLLPRRWWLPRPVDAAVAALLGAWWVVGAITVDDGYISGIVRSRGSNGFVGNVYRWLNAPEAPFSWFYDLTHLWSLVSASTLWMRLPATLLGLVTWLLLSRSLLPRLGPAAQRPWLAALAFGTWWVPYQLGLRPEPWVALGLLGVLLAVERAVATRRLLPVALGLVLAGATTALTPGGLVAFTPFLAAAVPLARLVRARPAAHRWPLALAGLAAPASAVLLMVSDQSLAAVLEATRVRQLIGGGVEWYQEYERYALLLQPDSFQGAIGRRAAVLVTVLAAVGVLVALRRGRTGLATGPASRLAVSVLLALAVLTATPTKWTQHFGDLGGVGAAVLVAGAVAWRSAPLRGRPRAFTAALAAAVAVGSLVLAGYNAWPYASGWFAPTFSTLPPQVAGTAVATLLVVAGLAVVAVLAVRVIGARAADRAEPDVPERVPGPVPVLAVVLVAVLALQVLSLARTAVEERDSYTLASDAVSTLRGAPCGLQERLSVETDPAAGLLRARTAPPVRGERTVDVGGARVRGVAVAGSSTTAWFALDPAQRDGALPVVVTTSGVLRPGDVLRMEFGDAAGGVVDVRPLTTAAGDVRELAPAGAESVRLVIAGATTGQAALVTLPRAPRLTRMTDLLPAGSTAVLDWPVAFLFPCLAPEPVRDGAAGLATWRVAPPAEDDSGAITYSPRFGGPFAAPRLLVTERSMATYLDGDPLRDAARVVRWDPAEPLVRSVPVVTSETVPGWARTGRARVPGLDPVG